A genomic region of Rhodothermales bacterium contains the following coding sequences:
- a CDS encoding glycosyltransferase family 4 protein, whose amino-acid sequence MTAKLLFVCNNPAFFADQHMHLAEAARAAGHTVLVAAPEWPGAERIRRAGFAFLPIHMARGGLRPIADVRSIRELVRVYRVAAPDLVYHITLKPILYGTVAARLAGVPGVVNANTGLGYAFIDDSLTTSTLRGLLEKIYRRAIRHSNRVDLFLNQDDRELFLDRRLTESSLSAVINGPGVDTAEFHPVSEQDGTPIVVLPARLLWHKGVQEFVDAARLIRARGIDARFALVGDEDPGNLASISRDQLRAWNSEGVVEWWGYRHDMPEVYANSHVVALPSYREGLGKVIAEAGSCARPVVATDVPGCREIVADGVNGTLVPVRSAAALADALEPLITCAERRRQFGRQGRIIVESRFSETTVAKQTLRVIEHVLSGIRFEPGMLRVVIDRADKDFRSNEAIAPVAFAG is encoded by the coding sequence ATGACTGCAAAACTGCTGTTCGTTTGCAACAACCCCGCGTTCTTCGCGGACCAGCACATGCACCTGGCAGAGGCCGCACGCGCGGCCGGCCATACGGTGCTTGTTGCGGCTCCCGAGTGGCCGGGCGCAGAACGCATCCGCCGAGCCGGATTCGCGTTCTTGCCCATCCACATGGCGCGAGGTGGACTGAGGCCGATCGCCGACGTGCGTTCCATCCGCGAACTCGTGCGGGTGTATCGCGTCGCCGCTCCGGACCTGGTCTATCACATCACGCTGAAGCCGATTCTGTACGGAACGGTAGCGGCGCGGCTTGCAGGCGTTCCTGGCGTAGTCAATGCAAACACCGGGCTGGGGTACGCATTCATAGATGACTCGCTGACCACCAGCACGCTGCGCGGTCTGCTCGAGAAGATCTATCGTCGCGCCATCCGACACAGCAATCGGGTCGACCTGTTTCTCAATCAGGACGACCGCGAACTCTTTCTCGATCGCCGACTGACCGAGTCCAGCCTTAGCGCCGTGATCAACGGCCCGGGAGTGGATACCGCTGAGTTTCACCCCGTTTCCGAACAGGATGGCACTCCCATCGTGGTCCTTCCGGCACGCTTGCTTTGGCACAAGGGCGTTCAGGAGTTCGTGGATGCAGCGCGGCTGATTCGGGCCCGGGGCATCGACGCACGCTTTGCACTGGTTGGCGACGAGGATCCCGGCAACCTGGCCAGCATCAGTCGTGACCAGCTGCGTGCATGGAATTCGGAAGGCGTCGTCGAGTGGTGGGGCTACCGCCACGACATGCCTGAGGTCTATGCGAACAGCCACGTGGTTGCCCTGCCTTCGTACCGCGAGGGACTGGGCAAGGTGATCGCCGAAGCGGGTTCATGCGCCCGCCCTGTGGTTGCCACGGATGTGCCGGGCTGCCGCGAAATCGTCGCGGACGGCGTCAACGGCACCCTGGTGCCGGTACGGAGCGCCGCGGCACTCGCGGATGCACTCGAGCCCCTGATCACGTGCGCCGAGCGTCGGCGCCAGTTCGGTCGACAGGGCCGCATCATTGTGGAGAGTCGCTTCAGCGAGACCACCGTCGCCAAGCAGACCCTCCGTGTCATCGAGCATGTGCTGTCCGGTATCCGATTCGAGCCGGGCATGCTTCGCGTGGTCATCGACCGCGCCGACAAAGACTTTCGTTCAAACGAGGCGATCGCCCCCGTGGCGTTTGCCGGCTAA
- a CDS encoding GNAT family N-acetyltransferase yields the protein MVSAAGLRLAPARRPRNHGEVTETPAWPGPFGRTSFLQPWWKYVAPGWLNPDPAHHALGQAVFGVAAGFGAADYATPDWNHLEAALDTAANRGLILPRVLEGTALHAWCTANDARSVPYDVNPMLDLRPGWQTIADRRSARTWSSIRRKRRKLEQEGRLEIVHVRDAAELRQWLPAAFALYRARASRVRRGLLWTTAPGQRFLRNWMLRLADEGALDLAVLLVGSHPAAFTFGINDPDTYYLYGLAFDPGSRLARWSPGEHLLIHLMQQATEGGRSTFDFLVGDEPYKRAWADHFPHVETQVVARGAVRVRLLESWPRMRQLIRRGLRG from the coding sequence ATGGTGAGCGCAGCTGGTCTTCGACTCGCACCGGCTCGTCGCCCGCGCAACCACGGCGAGGTGACGGAGACCCCGGCATGGCCCGGACCATTCGGGCGCACCTCTTTTCTGCAGCCCTGGTGGAAGTATGTTGCTCCGGGCTGGCTCAATCCTGATCCGGCGCACCATGCCCTGGGTCAGGCAGTTTTTGGAGTTGCGGCAGGGTTTGGTGCCGCCGACTACGCCACCCCCGACTGGAACCACCTGGAGGCGGCGCTGGACACCGCCGCGAACCGCGGACTCATTCTCCCGCGCGTGCTCGAGGGCACGGCTCTGCACGCATGGTGCACGGCCAACGATGCGCGATCCGTGCCCTACGACGTCAATCCCATGCTGGACCTCCGGCCGGGGTGGCAGACGATTGCAGACCGGCGCTCTGCCCGAACGTGGTCGTCGATCCGCAGAAAGCGGCGGAAGCTGGAGCAGGAGGGGCGCCTCGAGATCGTACACGTCAGGGACGCGGCCGAACTTCGGCAATGGCTGCCCGCCGCGTTTGCCCTGTATCGGGCACGGGCCAGTCGCGTGCGGCGGGGCCTGCTGTGGACCACAGCGCCCGGACAGCGCTTCCTGCGAAACTGGATGCTCAGGCTGGCCGATGAAGGGGCGCTGGATCTGGCCGTGCTGCTGGTCGGCAGTCATCCGGCCGCGTTCACGTTCGGCATCAACGATCCGGACACCTACTACCTGTACGGATTGGCCTTCGACCCTGGATCCAGGTTGGCACGCTGGTCTCCCGGAGAACACCTGCTGATCCATCTTATGCAGCAGGCTACCGAGGGCGGTCGCAGCACGTTCGATTTTCTGGTGGGCGATGAGCCCTACAAGCGGGCCTGGGCGGACCACTTTCCCCACGTGGAGACGCAGGTTGTGGCGCGGGGTGCGGTGCGGGTCCGGTTGCTGGAGAGCTGGCCCCGGATGCGCCAGTTGATCAGGCGCGGGCTGCGCGGATAG
- a CDS encoding polysaccharide deacetylase family protein: MRRPVPPFRQRLADRAKAAGGLVGAGMSAMMGSRVQGGAGILFYHRIAPEITGLPAPGLNVTPSQFRLQMEGLLERGFHPVSLQELLDLHASGRPFPGRAVAVTFDDAFAGVHRWAVPVLERLGIPATIFLVTRYAGSVQPMHFDMWGMTHHAQAPTETWRSMTWEECREAESTGLITVGCHTHAHDNYTGQPEAFRTDLAAAREEFQKNLGGPRRLFAVPYGNPSLGQVDRGLLTIAREEGMACALTTTLGLVRPGASPFGWPRLEVVEQDTGATLAAKVEGWYNWMGAVKNAVHRVAPW; this comes from the coding sequence GTGAGACGTCCCGTTCCTCCTTTTCGTCAACGCCTGGCAGACCGCGCCAAGGCCGCAGGAGGGCTGGTTGGCGCCGGCATGTCGGCCATGATGGGAAGCAGGGTGCAGGGCGGTGCCGGCATCCTCTTTTATCACCGCATCGCCCCGGAGATCACAGGACTTCCAGCGCCCGGACTCAACGTGACGCCATCGCAGTTCAGGCTTCAGATGGAGGGCCTGCTGGAGCGCGGATTCCACCCAGTTTCCCTTCAGGAACTGCTCGATCTGCACGCGTCCGGCCGTCCGTTTCCCGGACGGGCCGTCGCGGTGACCTTCGACGACGCCTTTGCCGGTGTGCATCGCTGGGCAGTCCCTGTGCTGGAGCGTCTGGGCATTCCTGCGACCATTTTCCTCGTGACCCGGTACGCCGGTTCGGTGCAGCCCATGCACTTCGACATGTGGGGCATGACCCACCATGCGCAAGCCCCGACCGAGACCTGGCGATCGATGACGTGGGAGGAGTGTCGCGAGGCCGAGTCCACCGGACTCATCACGGTCGGATGTCACACGCATGCCCACGACAACTATACCGGGCAGCCTGAAGCCTTCCGTACAGATCTCGCCGCGGCGCGCGAGGAGTTTCAGAAGAACCTTGGTGGTCCCCGGCGTCTGTTTGCGGTGCCCTATGGAAATCCGTCCCTGGGGCAGGTGGATCGAGGGCTGCTCACCATAGCGAGAGAGGAGGGCATGGCCTGTGCCCTGACCACCACACTTGGGCTGGTTCGACCCGGAGCCTCGCCGTTCGGATGGCCACGTCTTGAGGTCGTGGAGCAGGACACCGGCGCTACCCTCGCGGCGAAGGTGGAAGGCTGGTACAACTGGATGGGCGCGGTCAAGAACGCCGTACATCGCGTAGCGCCATGGTGA
- a CDS encoding glycosyltransferase family 2 protein: MTRPLVSLLMPVYNAAPFVELAIGSVLAQTYRKWELIVIDDGSTDNTADRVAAIADQRIRLLRHTENLGLPARLNQAVREARGSLLARMDGDDIAFPGRLERQAGFLLRHPLVDLVATDMLIIGCDGTPAGRERWRGADHRSITAKPWGGFHLNHATWMGRAGFFRRFAYDVRAHRCEDDDLILRAYRTSRFHRLREVHYAYRLGPLDAQAVWTARSHYMRSLSREAVRSRDVRLLYGIPAQIAKGTAERGAAALGLTGLVTGHRNNEMVSPELVRVYESHVRKARELVGGPLSRTG, encoded by the coding sequence ATGACTCGCCCTCTGGTCAGTTTGCTCATGCCGGTCTACAATGCCGCTCCGTTTGTGGAGTTGGCGATCGGGTCGGTGCTGGCGCAGACCTACAGGAAGTGGGAGCTGATCGTGATTGACGACGGCTCGACGGACAACACGGCGGATCGCGTCGCCGCGATCGCCGACCAGCGAATCCGACTGCTGCGGCATACCGAGAACCTCGGGCTTCCCGCCCGCCTGAATCAGGCGGTTCGGGAAGCCCGAGGTTCTCTCTTGGCGCGCATGGACGGAGACGACATCGCGTTCCCGGGGCGACTGGAACGCCAGGCAGGGTTTCTGCTGCGCCACCCTCTGGTTGACCTGGTAGCCACCGACATGCTGATCATCGGCTGCGACGGTACCCCGGCAGGGCGGGAGCGGTGGCGTGGGGCCGATCACCGCAGCATCACCGCAAAACCGTGGGGTGGGTTTCACCTGAACCACGCCACCTGGATGGGGCGGGCAGGCTTCTTTCGACGCTTTGCCTACGACGTACGTGCCCACCGCTGCGAGGATGATGATCTGATTCTGCGCGCCTACCGCACCAGCCGGTTTCATCGGCTGCGCGAGGTGCACTACGCCTACCGGTTGGGCCCTCTGGACGCTCAAGCAGTCTGGACGGCTCGCAGTCACTATATGCGGTCGCTGTCGCGGGAGGCCGTGCGAAGCCGGGACGTGCGCCTGCTGTACGGAATCCCGGCGCAGATCGCCAAGGGCACGGCTGAGCGGGGTGCCGCAGCGCTCGGGCTGACCGGTCTCGTCACAGGTCACCGCAACAACGAAATGGTGAGTCCTGAGCTTGTGCGTGTGTACGAGAGTCACGTCCGCAAGGCACGGGAACTGGTGGGCGGCCCCTTATCCCGCACGGGTTGA
- the wzy gene encoding O-antigen polysaccharide polymerase Wzy, with amino-acid sequence MTRHIPTRRGQPILALLVHIIVLIALAAAWMGVDSRALGVQESLSLISAILVGLSVWLALSWWLAEGELLNPYGLFLLGSMPFHVGYAFLRLINQDHLIWLRGSVTEAQLLVTLAFVTGCYALLHFGALAVSAAGQKRDGLPLPVFDGTRVYQVGWLLLAISLVPLLIRLKGSIDTVMSGGYSSLFEGGGRDPSGMPGIVALISEFYLPGVMFLLAGSQNRRFGQVVALAALVLYSGTYLFLGFRAFSLIPIAAFVWVWHRCIRRLPVFPVVASGVGLFLIVAPLVRRVRDMAGADRMSLESIWQAYTGADNPVLSLIAELAGSVLTIAFTIELVPDVRPFEWGYGYLQALVNAIPIWEMPDAYGYAGSWLAWHVTPQLAVGGFGLGFSFMAEAYLNFGFLGGAVMVGLIGALVAGAQKWADRAIDPARVAFIAAFLPILIFFTRGESLSITRPILWYALIPLVMVYVLRLLDRRIAGVPPSKKRHPPAFSDDRMPEALRREPPGWGGSTASVPSSTGHHPEQAPPAPGDTLRLHRD; translated from the coding sequence ATGACACGCCACATTCCCACACGCCGCGGACAGCCCATTCTGGCGCTGCTGGTGCACATCATCGTATTGATCGCCCTGGCGGCGGCCTGGATGGGTGTAGACTCGCGCGCGCTTGGTGTGCAGGAGTCCCTGTCCCTGATAAGCGCCATTCTGGTGGGCCTGTCCGTTTGGCTGGCGCTGTCCTGGTGGCTGGCCGAAGGTGAGTTGTTGAACCCCTACGGGCTCTTCCTTCTCGGATCGATGCCCTTCCACGTGGGCTACGCATTCCTCAGGCTCATCAATCAGGACCACCTGATCTGGCTGCGGGGAAGCGTGACCGAAGCGCAGTTGCTCGTAACCCTGGCATTCGTGACCGGGTGCTATGCCCTGCTGCATTTCGGCGCGCTTGCGGTCAGCGCAGCCGGCCAGAAGCGTGACGGGCTGCCGCTGCCTGTGTTCGACGGCACGCGGGTCTACCAGGTGGGCTGGTTGCTGCTCGCCATTTCGCTGGTGCCGCTGTTGATTCGCCTCAAAGGCAGCATCGATACCGTGATGTCCGGCGGTTACTCCTCCCTGTTTGAAGGCGGCGGCCGCGACCCCTCGGGCATGCCCGGCATTGTCGCATTGATCTCCGAGTTCTATCTGCCCGGTGTCATGTTTCTGCTGGCAGGCAGTCAGAATCGGCGATTTGGTCAGGTAGTCGCCCTCGCAGCGTTGGTCCTGTATTCGGGGACCTATCTCTTCCTCGGATTCAGGGCGTTCTCGCTGATCCCGATTGCGGCATTCGTATGGGTTTGGCACCGCTGCATTCGCCGTCTCCCTGTATTTCCGGTGGTGGCTTCTGGCGTGGGTCTGTTTCTGATCGTTGCACCTCTGGTGCGCCGAGTGCGCGACATGGCCGGCGCGGACCGCATGTCCCTGGAGAGCATCTGGCAGGCGTACACCGGCGCCGACAACCCCGTACTGTCACTGATCGCCGAGCTCGCGGGCTCGGTGCTGACGATCGCATTCACCATCGAACTGGTACCGGACGTGCGTCCATTCGAGTGGGGCTACGGCTACCTGCAGGCGCTGGTCAACGCGATCCCCATCTGGGAGATGCCGGACGCGTACGGGTATGCCGGAAGCTGGCTGGCGTGGCATGTGACCCCACAGCTCGCAGTTGGTGGATTCGGGCTGGGATTCTCGTTCATGGCCGAAGCCTACCTGAATTTCGGATTCCTCGGAGGGGCCGTTATGGTAGGCCTCATCGGTGCGCTGGTCGCCGGAGCTCAGAAGTGGGCAGACCGGGCGATCGACCCGGCAAGGGTGGCCTTCATTGCGGCCTTTCTGCCCATCCTGATCTTCTTCACGCGCGGCGAATCCCTGAGCATCACACGGCCCATTCTCTGGTACGCACTGATCCCGCTGGTGATGGTGTATGTCCTTCGGCTGCTGGATCGCCGCATTGCCGGCGTGCCCCCATCGAAAAAGAGGCACCCCCCGGCATTCTCCGACGACCGGATGCCGGAAGCCTTGCGCCGGGAGCCTCCGGGATGGGGTGGCAGCACTGCAAGCGTCCCATCGTCCACAGGACACCACCCGGAGCAAGCGCCACCCGCTCCCGGCGACACGTTGAGGTTGCATCGTGATTGA
- a CDS encoding alginate lyase family protein: MSLSPRQFARKVPRALRRRIRHRAARLRDSVSSTHERVGETGQIRRYLPDLSESVPQDQYIPLAGMTANYMAGRFDLLGSGWLSWTYGAAPPGREGHRYDSGPPVRADEDGDWMAGRISTKNLPAARKLWRMVSGPYEPIDWQLDARSGARWHAASHTLDTPIGRRRGADVKLPWELARLHHLPRLAVAFGLARKGADGFCLASEYHRAFRNQVCDFLAMNPPRYGANWSTAMIVGIRLVNLLVAHDLFRAAGAQFEEAFEEVMHRTVLEHAHHVLQHLDWWDLDGRNNHYLANLAGLAFAGAFLPDGAEARAMLCFARRELDRELAHQFNADGSHFEGSTAYHAFSAEMVAWTLAILKAADAPSDAPMQTIPREARRRAEAVEPRSWIGLQKACRPLLQFLLAVHRPDGLLLQVGDNDSGRLLRLDCMAEATSLAAIRRRYLNLRELPEDDSVFWDEHPLDYRSTVETLAAVSNLPSPMGGSASHAAMCQLVSGPLPHAPPLDGLETSTRGRSESESRRLKSIPGARTHTQRFPAAGPGSLRDGVHQHFFPDAGLAVFRSQRLFLSVRCGGTGRSDGGHAHADALSFELHLDGQTLRVDPGAYVYTSLPWRRAQFRSEAAHGTPRLRGQSTAEDGAAVFAPLDQESRLLALDGCGLVGLRETAEGRVFRLIEIRDREVVVTDVSENGQPIHVEPLPWWSPGYGRLTAFESDQAANRPVDDLERVSRRHRADRAADDERNTRRQTSSGDRSTA, translated from the coding sequence ATGTCCCTCTCGCCTCGCCAGTTCGCGCGCAAGGTGCCCCGGGCCCTCCGACGCCGAATCCGGCATCGCGCCGCCCGGCTCCGGGACTCGGTTTCCAGCACCCACGAACGGGTGGGGGAAACGGGACAAATCCGGCGCTACCTGCCCGATTTGAGCGAAAGTGTGCCGCAGGATCAGTACATCCCGCTTGCCGGCATGACGGCCAATTACATGGCAGGCCGGTTCGATCTACTGGGTTCGGGGTGGCTTTCGTGGACGTATGGTGCGGCACCACCCGGAAGGGAAGGTCATCGCTATGACTCCGGGCCCCCGGTCCGGGCCGACGAGGATGGAGACTGGATGGCCGGCCGCATCAGCACGAAAAATCTTCCCGCGGCCAGGAAGTTGTGGCGGATGGTCTCGGGACCCTACGAGCCCATTGACTGGCAACTGGACGCCAGGTCCGGCGCACGGTGGCACGCGGCCAGCCACACGCTCGACACTCCCATAGGCAGGCGCCGCGGCGCCGACGTCAAACTGCCGTGGGAATTGGCCCGACTTCACCACTTGCCCAGGCTGGCCGTCGCATTCGGACTTGCGCGCAAGGGCGCAGACGGATTCTGTCTGGCCTCCGAATACCACCGGGCCTTCCGCAACCAGGTCTGCGACTTCCTGGCGATGAATCCACCTCGTTATGGCGCCAACTGGTCCACTGCGATGATCGTGGGGATCCGATTGGTGAACCTGCTGGTGGCCCATGATCTGTTCCGCGCGGCGGGAGCGCAGTTTGAGGAGGCGTTCGAGGAAGTCATGCATCGGACCGTCCTGGAGCACGCGCATCACGTGTTGCAGCACCTGGACTGGTGGGACCTGGATGGACGCAACAATCATTATTTGGCCAACCTGGCCGGTCTCGCGTTCGCCGGGGCGTTCCTCCCGGATGGAGCAGAGGCCAGGGCCATGCTGTGTTTTGCACGCCGTGAGCTGGACCGGGAGCTGGCACATCAGTTCAACGCAGACGGCAGCCACTTTGAAGGCTCGACGGCGTACCACGCGTTCTCGGCCGAAATGGTGGCCTGGACCCTGGCAATTCTGAAGGCAGCAGACGCGCCCTCTGATGCGCCCATGCAGACCATTCCGCGGGAGGCACGCAGAAGGGCAGAGGCCGTGGAGCCTCGCAGTTGGATCGGGCTTCAGAAGGCTTGCCGTCCCCTACTTCAGTTTTTGCTGGCGGTGCATCGGCCGGATGGACTCCTGCTTCAGGTGGGGGACAATGACAGCGGCCGGCTGCTGCGACTGGACTGTATGGCGGAGGCCACATCGCTCGCAGCGATTCGCAGACGCTACCTGAATCTCCGGGAATTGCCTGAAGACGATTCCGTGTTCTGGGACGAGCACCCGCTGGACTACCGGAGTACCGTCGAAACGCTTGCTGCCGTCAGCAACCTGCCGTCCCCCATGGGCGGGAGCGCCAGCCATGCGGCCATGTGCCAACTGGTGTCCGGACCTCTTCCCCATGCGCCGCCGCTGGATGGCCTTGAGACCTCTACCCGGGGACGCAGTGAATCCGAGAGCCGCCGGCTCAAGTCCATCCCGGGGGCCCGCACGCACACCCAGCGCTTTCCAGCGGCCGGCCCGGGTTCGCTTCGCGACGGCGTGCACCAGCACTTCTTCCCGGATGCCGGCCTGGCTGTGTTTCGTTCCCAAAGACTCTTTTTGTCCGTGCGATGCGGCGGGACCGGGCGCAGCGACGGGGGACATGCCCACGCCGACGCGTTGTCCTTTGAACTCCATCTTGATGGACAGACCCTGCGCGTCGACCCGGGCGCGTACGTGTATACCTCACTACCCTGGCGCCGGGCGCAGTTTCGGTCAGAGGCTGCCCATGGCACCCCGCGGCTCCGCGGTCAAAGCACGGCTGAGGACGGCGCTGCCGTCTTTGCGCCGCTGGACCAGGAAAGCCGGCTGCTCGCCCTCGATGGATGCGGGCTGGTGGGTTTGCGAGAGACTGCGGAGGGCAGGGTGTTTCGACTCATTGAGATCCGCGACCGGGAGGTCGTGGTCACGGATGTGTCCGAGAACGGGCAGCCGATCCATGTTGAGCCGCTTCCGTGGTGGTCTCCCGGCTACGGCCGATTGACTGCGTTTGAGTCGGACCAGGCCGCCAACCGGCCGGTGGACGATCTCGAGCGGGTATCGCGGCGACATCGGGCCGATCGGGCAGCCGACGACGAGCGCAATACGCGCCGGCAGACATCCAGCGGAGACCGATCAACCGCATGA
- a CDS encoding glycosyltransferase, with product MPPPIGGVSTFMRRHVAQLERDGVPHSVRDWTKMSGRRRLAWMLRLLLDPRHMHVEFNAYETWTMVAVVLRPWPAHVLLRVHSGGPESRLNSWQKWIFARFLRGVDQLVLVGAHVESVLRTAGYLLPDSWAVQPAFLPPPPEDRPSVLATYGESGRRFLDAHHPLLVLQGSNAFRDGVDLYGSDMAVDALIALRTEFPRLGLVVGRPTRGGAAFEAYCAGLDRRLAAAGASNHMWILDGERELWPVIERADVYLRPTLSDGDSIGVREALHLGTAVVASDAAPRPAGVRTFVSRDQQAFNEAIRRALSDAEQPRASACS from the coding sequence ATGCCGCCTCCCATTGGCGGCGTGTCCACCTTCATGCGTCGCCATGTGGCGCAGCTGGAGCGCGATGGCGTACCCCATTCGGTCCGGGATTGGACCAAGATGTCCGGCCGCCGCCGCCTTGCCTGGATGCTGCGTTTGCTGTTGGACCCCAGGCACATGCACGTGGAGTTCAACGCCTATGAGACCTGGACCATGGTTGCGGTCGTGCTGCGACCCTGGCCGGCGCACGTGCTCCTGCGCGTACACTCGGGAGGGCCGGAATCGCGACTTAACTCCTGGCAGAAGTGGATCTTCGCCCGGTTCCTGAGGGGCGTGGATCAGCTGGTGCTGGTCGGTGCCCACGTCGAGTCGGTTCTCCGCACTGCGGGCTACCTGCTCCCGGACAGCTGGGCGGTTCAACCAGCCTTTCTGCCACCACCTCCGGAGGACCGCCCGTCGGTACTCGCCACCTACGGCGAATCGGGCAGGCGATTCCTGGATGCACACCATCCGCTGCTGGTCTTGCAGGGTTCCAATGCTTTCCGGGACGGCGTCGATCTGTACGGGTCGGACATGGCGGTCGATGCGCTCATCGCCCTGCGCACCGAGTTTCCCCGGTTGGGACTGGTGGTCGGCCGGCCGACTCGTGGAGGCGCAGCTTTCGAGGCCTACTGCGCGGGCCTGGATCGCCGACTTGCAGCCGCAGGCGCTTCAAACCACATGTGGATTCTGGACGGCGAACGCGAACTCTGGCCGGTCATCGAGCGGGCCGACGTCTACCTGCGTCCGACCCTCTCTGACGGGGACTCGATCGGCGTGCGTGAGGCCCTGCATCTGGGCACCGCCGTGGTAGCCAGCGATGCCGCACCCCGCCCCGCCGGCGTGCGCACATTTGTCTCCAGAGACCAGCAGGCGTTCAACGAAGCCATCCGCCGCGCCCTGTCGGACGCTGAGCAACCGAGGGCCTCCGCATGCTCCTGA
- a CDS encoding oligosaccharide flippase family protein, which produces MLLRLARKGLVELISANFLMQFVGFGLLILLPRLVTEAEIGQIKLLQTWTDLLVIVAGLGMNTAILKLCSDRRPVGEKQALLRFASVRTAAWSVAVVALVWMIAQTGLLSSDPVVSRWLPVYAVIVPFSALALLAAAYLQALKEIRAMARAQVLVRLQSVAIILLATWQFGLPGFVYSSLAAFAAALWPYVRLIGLDFLRIPAQKASATFRAIAGWSVLGNVTNTIGKYADIYVLGLFALDPVQLGYYSLATIFVIPASVVTSSIQTIVTPYLSEGSTDRTWFTNSLVRTQLQTVLVAVGAALLARAAATVVVFTLYDPGYQAVLPFLDVLLVFFVLRSAYSVVASGHIALGLTRYNFIASAIMAVVALTLTYLALQRFGFEGVAWAKVITAALMIGVYALLARRAVRRMPEAPMDGGPA; this is translated from the coding sequence ATGCTCCTGAGGCTTGCACGCAAAGGCCTGGTCGAACTGATTTCGGCCAACTTCCTCATGCAGTTCGTGGGGTTCGGATTACTGATCCTGCTGCCGCGCCTTGTAACCGAAGCGGAGATCGGGCAAATCAAACTGCTTCAGACCTGGACCGATCTGCTCGTTATTGTAGCGGGGTTGGGCATGAACACGGCGATCCTGAAGCTCTGTTCGGACCGCCGTCCTGTGGGCGAGAAGCAGGCCCTGCTGAGATTCGCGTCGGTACGCACGGCAGCATGGAGCGTGGCAGTCGTCGCGCTGGTCTGGATGATCGCACAAACCGGTTTGCTCTCCTCCGACCCGGTCGTATCCCGCTGGCTCCCGGTATACGCCGTGATTGTGCCGTTCTCTGCGCTCGCGCTCCTTGCCGCAGCGTACCTGCAAGCCCTGAAGGAAATCCGGGCGATGGCGCGCGCGCAGGTCCTTGTCCGCCTGCAATCGGTAGCCATCATCCTGTTGGCCACCTGGCAGTTTGGTCTCCCGGGGTTTGTGTATTCCAGCCTGGCTGCATTTGCGGCCGCGCTTTGGCCGTACGTGCGGCTCATCGGCCTGGACTTCCTGCGTATTCCGGCTCAGAAAGCCTCGGCGACATTCCGGGCGATCGCCGGCTGGAGCGTGTTGGGCAACGTGACGAACACCATCGGCAAGTACGCGGACATTTACGTCCTGGGCCTGTTCGCGTTGGACCCGGTGCAGCTGGGCTACTACTCGCTGGCTACCATCTTCGTGATCCCGGCCTCGGTCGTGACGAGTTCCATTCAGACTATCGTCACGCCGTACCTGTCGGAGGGCTCGACGGACAGGACGTGGTTCACCAATTCGCTGGTGCGCACCCAGCTACAGACCGTGCTTGTGGCCGTCGGCGCGGCACTGCTGGCACGGGCGGCCGCCACCGTGGTCGTATTCACCTTGTACGACCCGGGATACCAGGCGGTGCTCCCGTTCCTGGATGTGCTTTTGGTCTTTTTCGTGCTGCGCTCCGCGTATTCGGTGGTTGCTTCCGGACACATCGCCCTGGGCCTGACCCGATACAATTTCATTGCCAGCGCCATCATGGCCGTGGTGGCCCTCACGCTGACCTACCTGGCGTTGCAGCGCTTCGGCTTCGAAGGCGTCGCCTGGGCCAAGGTCATTACGGCTGCGTTGATGATCGGCGTGTACGCGCTTCTGGCGCGGCGCGCCGTTCGGCGGATGCCGGAGGCACCGATGGACGGAGGGCCAGCCTGA